Sequence from the Paenibacillus riograndensis SBR5 genome:
TAGCCTTCTAAAGGCAAGGCTACCCTTCCAGCAGCAGCGCTTCAGGATCTTCCAGCAGCTCCTTGACCTTTACGAGGAAGCTAACCGCTTCGGAGCCGTCTACAATGCGGTGATCATAGGACAGCGCGATGTACATCATCGGGCGGTTGACGGTTCTTTCTTCGTCCAGGGCGATCGGACGGAGCTGGATCTTGTGCATGCCGAGAATGCCGACCTGCGGGGTGTTGAGGATCGGTGTCGACATGAGCGATCCGAATACCCCGCCATTGGTGATGGTGAAGGTGCCGCCCTGCAGCTCCGGAAGGCTGAGCGTATTGGCGCGGGCCTTGGAGGCCAGCTCGCCGATCCGCCGCTCAATTTCCGGGAAGCTCAGACGGTCCGCGTCGCGGACAACCGGCACTACGAGGCCTTCCTTGGCAGACACGGCAATGCCGATGTCGTAGTATTTCTTGATCAGGAGATCCTCGCCGTCGATCTCAGCGTTCAGCAGCGGATAGGCCTTGAGCGCGCCGATCACGGCCTTGGTGAAGAAGGACATGAAGCCGAGTCCGACATCATGCTTCTCTTTGAAGGCATCCTTGCGCCGCTTGCGGAGGTCGAGGATTGCGGTCATGTCCACCTCGTTGAAGGTGGTCAGCATGGCCGCAGTCTGCTGCGCCTCGACGAGGCGGCTCGCGATGGTCAGCCGTCTGCGCGACATGCGCTTGCGCTCGACGGCTTTGCCGTCCTCCTGCGGCGCAGAGCCCGCCGCCGCAGGCTTCGCCGGAGCCGGCTTCACTGCCGCCGGCGGAGCGCTTGGCGCAGCGGCCTCCGGCCGGGCTGCGCCGTGGTCCTTCACATCGGCCGCAGCAATCCGGCCGATAGGGTCGCGGGCGCTGACCTCGCCGAGGTCGATGCCCCGCTCCCGCGCAAGCTTGCGCGCCCCCGGCGAAGCCAGGGCCGCAGTGCCTGCCGCCGCTCCTTCCGGTGCGGCGGGAACAACCGGCGCGGCCGCGGCTGGCGCGTTGCTGCCCACAGCCGCCGCTTCCGGCTGGCCGCCGTCAGCGGCCTGCGGCGCAGCAGCGCCTGCCGTGCCGGCGCCGCTGCCGATGATGCCGATCGTCTCGCCGACGGCCACATTCTCGCCGGCCTGGCGCAGGAGGGAGGAGATGACACCGTCCTCCTCCGCGCTGATCTCCAGGTTGACCTTGTCGGTCTCCAGCTCAGCCAGCACATCCCCCTGGCCGACCGTGTCGCCTTCTTTTACCAGCCACTTGTAGATGGTTCCTTCGGAAATGGATTCGCCCAAATCGGGTACTTTAATTTCGGACACAGGCCGTTACCTCCCCAAATAGAATAGTTTCATTATCGTGACACCGCCCTCTAGCGGGAAGACGGTACAGCCGCTTGTACTTGCGAATTCAATTTCAGGGCTTCTGTAACTATACGCCGCTGTTCAAAAGTATGCACGTCAGCATAACCGCTGGCCGGGCTGGACCGCTCCGGACGGCCGATATACTGCACCTTGACGTTCTGCGGAGCGATGGCCCGCAGCCGGGGTTCGGCATAACTCCAGCCGCCCATGTTCTTCGGTTCTTCCTGCACCCATACGATTTCTGTAAGCGAGCCCAGTGCACTCAAGTGCGCAGCCAGTTCCCGTTCAGGGAAAGGATACAGCTGCTCCAGACGGAGGATATGCAGCCACGACCAGTCCTGGTCTTTGCCAGCCTCCAGCTCGGTCTGCAGATCCAGAGTCACCTTGCCGCTGCACACCACCAGCCGTTTGACTCCGCCGGGGTTGCCGCCGAGAAGCGGTTCTGGCAGTACAGGCTGGAATTCGCCCGAAGCCAGTTCGGCTCCGGAGGAAGTGCTGCGCGGGTTGCGGATCAGGCTCTTGGGGGCCATGATCACGAGCGGGCGAGCATCGCTCTTGCCGCACAAAGCGGCCTGGCGGCGCAGCAGGTGGA
This genomic interval carries:
- the odhB gene encoding 2-oxoglutarate dehydrogenase complex dihydrolipoyllysine-residue succinyltransferase; the protein is MSEIKVPDLGESISEGTIYKWLVKEGDTVGQGDVLAELETDKVNLEISAEEDGVISSLLRQAGENVAVGETIGIIGSGAGTAGAAAPQAADGGQPEAAAVGSNAPAAAAPVVPAAPEGAAAGTAALASPGARKLARERGIDLGEVSARDPIGRIAAADVKDHGAARPEAAAPSAPPAAVKPAPAKPAAAGSAPQEDGKAVERKRMSRRRLTIASRLVEAQQTAAMLTTFNEVDMTAILDLRKRRKDAFKEKHDVGLGFMSFFTKAVIGALKAYPLLNAEIDGEDLLIKKYYDIGIAVSAKEGLVVPVVRDADRLSFPEIERRIGELASKARANTLSLPELQGGTFTITNGGVFGSLMSTPILNTPQVGILGMHKIQLRPIALDEERTVNRPMMYIALSYDHRIVDGSEAVSFLVKVKELLEDPEALLLEG